Proteins encoded within one genomic window of Urocitellus parryii isolate mUroPar1 chromosome 16, mUroPar1.hap1, whole genome shotgun sequence:
- the LOC144250596 gene encoding uncharacterized protein LOC144250596 isoform X3, with translation MLEVLRNLASIGNKWEDKTTEDQIENSGSNLRIHQKTHTGEKPYECKQCGKAFATSSDLKRHGITHTGEKPYKCQQCGKAFGRSGDLRTHGRTHTGEKPYVCKQCGKAFARSFDLRIHGRTHTGEKPYVCKQCGKAFATSRQLHTHGRIHTGEKPYVCKQCGKAFARSFDLRIHGRTHTGEKPYECKQCGKAFASSSYLQIHGRTHTGEKPYECKQCGKAFASSSHLQIHGRTHTGEKPYECKQCGKAFASSSHLQIHGRTHTRKKPFGCQQCGKTFASSRHLRIHGRMHTGEKPYECEQCGKAFTVAYYLQIHKRTHTGERPYDCKQCGKAFARSGDLHIHERTHSGEKPYVCKQCGKSFATSRQLHKHGRTHTGEKPYECKQCGKAFAMSHQLNRHGRTHTGEKPYKCKQCGKAFTRSPYLHSHEQTHTGEKP, from the exons atgctggaagtcctcagaaacctggcttctatag GAAACAAGTGGGAAGACAAGACCACTGAAGATCAGATTGAAAACTCTGGAAGCAACCTAAG AATACATCAgaaaacacatactggagagaagccctatgaatgcaaacaatgtggaaaagcctttgctacatcctcTGACCTTAAGAGACATGGAataacacacactggagagaagccctataaatgtcaacaatgtggaaaagcctttggtAGATCTGGTGACCTTCGCACACATGgaagaactcatactggagaaaagccctatgtatgtaagcagtgtggaaaagcctttgctagatctttTGACCTTCGCATACATGgaagaactcatactggagagaagccctatgtatgtaagcagtgtggcaaagcctttgctacatcccgtCAGCTTCATACACATGGAAGaatacatactggagagaagccctatgtatgtaagcagtgtggaaaagcctttgctagatctttTGACCTTCGCatacatggaagaacacatacaggagagaagccttatgaatgtaagcagtgtggaaaagcctttgctagttctagttaccttcagattcatggaagaacacacactggagagaagccctatgaatgtaagcagtgtggaaaagcctttgctagttCTAgtcaccttcagattcatggaagaacacacactggagagaagccctatgaatgtaagcagtgtggaaaagcctttgctagttCTAgtcaccttcagattcatggaagaacacatactagaAAGAAACCCTTTggatgtcaacaatgtggaaaaacatTTGCTTCATCCCGTCATCTTCGCATacatggaagaatgcatactggagaaaagccctatgaatgtgaacaatgtggaaaagcctttactGTTGCCTATTACCTTCAGATACataaacgaactcatactggagagaggccctatgattgtaagcagtgtggcaaagcctttgctagatctggtgaccttcacatacatgaaagaactcatagtggagagaagccctatgtatgtaagcagtgtgggaaatcCTTTGCTACATCCCGTCAGCTTCATaaacatggaagaacacatactggagagaagccctatgaatgcaaacaatgtggaaaagcctttgctatgTCCCATCAGCTTAacagacatggaagaacacacactggagagaagccctataaatgtaagcagtgtggcaaagccttcactcggTCCCCttaccttcactcacatgaacaaactcatactggagagaagccctaa
- the LOC144250596 gene encoding uncharacterized protein LOC144250596 isoform X1, with product MLEVLRNLASIGNKWEDKTTEDQIENSGSNLRHEETHTGGQPYECQQCGEASSSLPGVQRHMITHSGEKLYECKQDGRTFISQTSLQKHRITHTGSAHFKCKVCGKDFAYPRLLRIHQKTHTGEKPYECKQCGKAFATSSDLKRHGITHTGEKPYKCQQCGKAFGRSGDLRTHGRTHTGEKPYVCKQCGKAFARSFDLRIHGRTHTGEKPYVCKQCGKAFATSRQLHTHGRIHTGEKPYVCKQCGKAFARSFDLRIHGRTHTGEKPYECKQCGKAFASSSYLQIHGRTHTGEKPYECKQCGKAFASSSHLQIHGRTHTGEKPYECKQCGKAFASSSHLQIHGRTHTRKKPFGCQQCGKTFASSRHLRIHGRMHTGEKPYECEQCGKAFTVAYYLQIHKRTHTGERPYDCKQCGKAFARSGDLHIHERTHSGEKPYVCKQCGKSFATSRQLHKHGRTHTGEKPYECKQCGKAFAMSHQLNRHGRTHTGEKPYKCKQCGKAFTRSPYLHSHEQTHTGEKP from the exons atgctggaagtcctcagaaacctggcttctatag GAAACAAGTGGGAAGACAAGACCACTGAAGATCAGATTGAAAACTCTGGAAGCAACCTAAG acatgaagaaactcaTACTGGGGGGCaaccctatgaatgtcaacaatgtggtgAAGCCTCTTCTTCTCTCCCAGGTGTTCAAAGACACATGATAACACACAGTGGAG agaaactcTATGAATGTAAACAAGATGGTCGAACCTTTATTTCACAGACAAGTCTTCAAAAGCACAGGATCACACACACAGGGAGTGCACATTTCAAAtgtaaggtatgtgggaaagactttgctTATCCCAGATTACTTAGAATACATCAgaaaacacatactggagagaagccctatgaatgcaaacaatgtggaaaagcctttgctacatcctcTGACCTTAAGAGACATGGAataacacacactggagagaagccctataaatgtcaacaatgtggaaaagcctttggtAGATCTGGTGACCTTCGCACACATGgaagaactcatactggagaaaagccctatgtatgtaagcagtgtggaaaagcctttgctagatctttTGACCTTCGCATACATGgaagaactcatactggagagaagccctatgtatgtaagcagtgtggcaaagcctttgctacatcccgtCAGCTTCATACACATGGAAGaatacatactggagagaagccctatgtatgtaagcagtgtggaaaagcctttgctagatctttTGACCTTCGCatacatggaagaacacatacaggagagaagccttatgaatgtaagcagtgtggaaaagcctttgctagttctagttaccttcagattcatggaagaacacacactggagagaagccctatgaatgtaagcagtgtggaaaagcctttgctagttCTAgtcaccttcagattcatggaagaacacacactggagagaagccctatgaatgtaagcagtgtggaaaagcctttgctagttCTAgtcaccttcagattcatggaagaacacatactagaAAGAAACCCTTTggatgtcaacaatgtggaaaaacatTTGCTTCATCCCGTCATCTTCGCATacatggaagaatgcatactggagaaaagccctatgaatgtgaacaatgtggaaaagcctttactGTTGCCTATTACCTTCAGATACataaacgaactcatactggagagaggccctatgattgtaagcagtgtggcaaagcctttgctagatctggtgaccttcacatacatgaaagaactcatagtggagagaagccctatgtatgtaagcagtgtgggaaatcCTTTGCTACATCCCGTCAGCTTCATaaacatggaagaacacatactggagagaagccctatgaatgcaaacaatgtggaaaagcctttgctatgTCCCATCAGCTTAacagacatggaagaacacacactggagagaagccctataaatgtaagcagtgtggcaaagccttcactcggTCCCCttaccttcactcacatgaacaaactcatactggagagaagccctaa
- the LOC144250596 gene encoding uncharacterized protein LOC144250596 isoform X2 yields MLEVLRNLASIGNKWEDKTTEDQIENSGSNLRHERTHSGEKLYECKQDGRTFISQTSLQKHRITHTGSAHFKCKVCGKDFAYPRLLRIHQKTHTGEKPYECKQCGKAFATSSDLKRHGITHTGEKPYKCQQCGKAFGRSGDLRTHGRTHTGEKPYVCKQCGKAFARSFDLRIHGRTHTGEKPYVCKQCGKAFATSRQLHTHGRIHTGEKPYVCKQCGKAFARSFDLRIHGRTHTGEKPYECKQCGKAFASSSYLQIHGRTHTGEKPYECKQCGKAFASSSHLQIHGRTHTGEKPYECKQCGKAFASSSHLQIHGRTHTRKKPFGCQQCGKTFASSRHLRIHGRMHTGEKPYECEQCGKAFTVAYYLQIHKRTHTGERPYDCKQCGKAFARSGDLHIHERTHSGEKPYVCKQCGKSFATSRQLHKHGRTHTGEKPYECKQCGKAFAMSHQLNRHGRTHTGEKPYKCKQCGKAFTRSPYLHSHEQTHTGEKP; encoded by the exons atgctggaagtcctcagaaacctggcttctatag GAAACAAGTGGGAAGACAAGACCACTGAAGATCAGATTGAAAACTCTGGAAGCAACCTAAG acatgaaagaactcattctggagagaaactcTATGAATGTAAACAAGATGGTCGAACCTTTATTTCACAGACAAGTCTTCAAAAGCACAGGATCACACACACAGGGAGTGCACATTTCAAAtgtaaggtatgtgggaaagactttgctTATCCCAGATTACTTAGAATACATCAgaaaacacatactggagagaagccctatgaatgcaaacaatgtggaaaagcctttgctacatcctcTGACCTTAAGAGACATGGAataacacacactggagagaagccctataaatgtcaacaatgtggaaaagcctttggtAGATCTGGTGACCTTCGCACACATGgaagaactcatactggagaaaagccctatgtatgtaagcagtgtggaaaagcctttgctagatctttTGACCTTCGCATACATGgaagaactcatactggagagaagccctatgtatgtaagcagtgtggcaaagcctttgctacatcccgtCAGCTTCATACACATGGAAGaatacatactggagagaagccctatgtatgtaagcagtgtggaaaagcctttgctagatctttTGACCTTCGCatacatggaagaacacatacaggagagaagccttatgaatgtaagcagtgtggaaaagcctttgctagttctagttaccttcagattcatggaagaacacacactggagagaagccctatgaatgtaagcagtgtggaaaagcctttgctagttCTAgtcaccttcagattcatggaagaacacacactggagagaagccctatgaatgtaagcagtgtggaaaagcctttgctagttCTAgtcaccttcagattcatggaagaacacatactagaAAGAAACCCTTTggatgtcaacaatgtggaaaaacatTTGCTTCATCCCGTCATCTTCGCATacatggaagaatgcatactggagaaaagccctatgaatgtgaacaatgtggaaaagcctttactGTTGCCTATTACCTTCAGATACataaacgaactcatactggagagaggccctatgattgtaagcagtgtggcaaagcctttgctagatctggtgaccttcacatacatgaaagaactcatagtggagagaagccctatgtatgtaagcagtgtgggaaatcCTTTGCTACATCCCGTCAGCTTCATaaacatggaagaacacatactggagagaagccctatgaatgcaaacaatgtggaaaagcctttgctatgTCCCATCAGCTTAacagacatggaagaacacacactggagagaagccctataaatgtaagcagtgtggcaaagccttcactcggTCCCCttaccttcactcacatgaacaaactcatactggagagaagccctaa